In Panthera leo isolate Ple1 chromosome F3, P.leo_Ple1_pat1.1, whole genome shotgun sequence, one genomic interval encodes:
- the TSTD1 gene encoding thiosulfate:glutathione sulfurtransferase, translated as MTLSPGAWAKPDRPRRAVGQSQESRAGGGISCTAREQVPRGQLGRRCLRFRFRSRLREAGEMLRARRGRPGAAFLLLAVAARAMAGAPTVSLPELRSLLASGRARLIDVRSREEAAAGTIPGALNIPVSELESALQMEPAAFQAVYSAEKPKRDDENLIFFCQMGKRGLQATQLAQGLGYTGARNYAGAYREWFQKEG; from the exons ATGACTCTGAGTCCCGGTGCCTGGGCCAAGCCTGACCGTCCGCGCCGGGCAGTCGGGCAGTCGCAAGAATCTCGGGCCGGCGGGGGTATCAGCTGTACCGCGCGCGAACAGGTGCCGAGGGGGCAGCTCGGGAGGCGGTGCCTTCGCTTCCGGTTCCGGTCCCGGCTCCGGGAGGCGGGGGAGATGCTGCGGGCACGGAGGGGGCGGCCCGGGGCCGCATTCCTGCTGCTCGCCGTCGCGGCGCGCGCCATGGCCGGAG CGCCCACGGTCTCGCTCCCTGAACTGCGTTCGCTCCTGGCCTCGGGCCGGGCCCGGCTCATCGATGTGAGATCTCGGGAGGAGGCGGCAGCGGGGACCATCCCGGGGGCGCTCAACATCCCGG TGTCTGAGCTGGAAAGTGCCCTGCAAATGGAGCCCGCCGCTTTCCAGGCTGTGTACTCCGCCGAGAAGCCGAAGCGGGACGATGAGAATCTCATTTTCTTCTGCCAGATGGGCAAGCGGGGTTTGCAGGCCACGCAGCTGGCCCAGGGCCTTGGATACACAGG GGCTCGCAACTACGCAGGGGCCTATAGAGAATGGTTCCAGAAAGAAGGTTAG